A stretch of Spirochaeta cellobiosiphila DSM 17781 DNA encodes these proteins:
- the dnaG gene encoding DNA primase has protein sequence MRIPENKIEEISSSVDIVDVVSEYVSLNRKGDRYWGCCPFHNEKTPSFTVTPSKNLYYCFGCGASGSIFTFLMNIENITFVESVEKLAQKAHIEIGTYNEYYEKDQKDKNALLDLNNRVAGSYHYILLENKDGKEALDYIKNDRLVTEEVIKKFKIGYAPKDRHWLFSFLKNKSYSSDFLNKTGLFSKKYPQVSFFSHRIIFPIHNRMGNVIGFGGRQLEESGPKYLNSAENDIFHKSKELFGLFFANDAIRKERNVYLVEGYFDVISLHCAGVENVVAPLGTSFTEDQAKILKRMVSEIKILFDSDLAGQNAAIKAASLCESLEIKNSIIVFEGGKDPAEVLKKEGQEALKKKIKYSINTVEYLISMMHGLSSKRNSEEWWEKLKTAFAYIKQIQSEIQREEAIKYLSNGIGVSEEALRTDYNKFSNDRGNKQRHIPRTKHISNNSKHINKDDRFLVFLVLAKPELFKVVRRDIVAEDIIDDEVRESFLTFEEAFRIGTLTLDLLIEQLPSSDLREEAIRKSAQGEFEVNPEKIIHDIINRIKLRSIKKKRSTIEDSLEKVNDFSSDQALQLLQEKMFLDSEIEKLKVRANGGTAE, from the coding sequence ATGAGGATACCTGAAAATAAAATAGAAGAAATTTCTTCAAGTGTTGATATAGTAGATGTAGTCTCTGAATATGTATCTTTGAATAGAAAAGGTGATCGATACTGGGGGTGTTGCCCATTTCACAATGAAAAAACTCCTTCTTTCACTGTAACACCTTCAAAAAATTTATATTATTGTTTTGGCTGTGGTGCTAGTGGATCCATTTTTACCTTCTTAATGAATATTGAAAATATTACTTTTGTAGAGTCTGTAGAAAAGTTGGCTCAAAAAGCTCACATTGAAATAGGCACATATAACGAGTATTATGAAAAAGATCAAAAAGATAAAAATGCATTATTGGATTTAAATAATAGAGTAGCTGGAAGCTATCATTATATTCTTTTAGAAAACAAAGATGGTAAAGAAGCTCTTGATTATATTAAAAATGATCGTCTCGTTACAGAAGAAGTTATTAAAAAATTTAAAATTGGTTATGCTCCAAAAGACAGACATTGGCTTTTTAGTTTCTTAAAAAATAAAAGCTATAGTAGTGATTTTCTTAATAAAACTGGACTATTTAGTAAAAAATACCCACAAGTCAGTTTTTTTTCTCATCGCATAATTTTTCCAATTCACAACAGGATGGGAAATGTAATTGGATTTGGTGGTAGACAATTAGAAGAATCAGGTCCTAAGTATTTGAATAGTGCAGAAAATGATATATTTCATAAAAGTAAAGAGTTGTTTGGTCTTTTTTTTGCGAATGATGCTATTAGAAAAGAAAGAAATGTATACTTAGTAGAGGGCTACTTTGATGTTATATCATTGCATTGTGCTGGCGTAGAAAATGTTGTAGCCCCACTGGGCACTTCTTTTACAGAAGATCAGGCAAAAATATTGAAAAGAATGGTCTCTGAGATAAAGATTTTATTCGATTCTGACCTAGCAGGTCAAAATGCCGCAATAAAAGCTGCTAGTCTATGTGAATCTCTAGAAATTAAAAATTCAATAATTGTGTTTGAAGGTGGTAAGGACCCTGCTGAGGTTCTAAAAAAAGAAGGTCAAGAGGCATTGAAAAAAAAGATAAAATATTCTATAAATACTGTTGAGTATCTAATTAGTATGATGCATGGGTTATCTTCTAAAAGAAATTCCGAAGAGTGGTGGGAAAAATTAAAAACAGCCTTTGCTTATATTAAGCAAATACAATCTGAAATTCAAAGAGAAGAGGCTATAAAATACCTAAGTAATGGAATTGGGGTTTCTGAAGAAGCATTAAGAACTGACTATAATAAATTTTCAAATGACAGGGGAAATAAACAAAGGCATATACCTAGGACTAAGCATATTTCCAATAACAGCAAGCATATTAACAAGGATGATAGATTCCTTGTTTTTTTAGTATTGGCAAAACCTGAGTTATTCAAAGTTGTTAGAAGGGACATTGTAGCAGAAGATATTATTGATGACGAAGTAAGAGAATCTTTCTTAACTTTTGAAGAAGCTTTCCGTATAGGAACATTAACTTTAGACTTATTGATTGAGCAATTACCGAGCTCTGATTTAAGAGAAGAAGCAATTCGAAAGAGTGCGCAAGGTGAGTTTGAAGTTAATCCTGAAAAAATAATCCATGATATAATTAATAGAATAAAGCTTCGGAGCATTAAAAAGAAGAGAAGTACAATTGAGGATTCGTTGGAAAAAGTAAACGATTTTTCTAGTGATCAAGCTTTACAATTGCTTCAAGAAAAAATGTTTTTAGATTCAGAAATTGAGAAACTGAAGGTGAGGGCTAATGGGGGAACTGCAGAATGA
- the mltG gene encoding endolytic transglycosylase MltG, giving the protein MKKILYAIISVIIVLILLLLVTIGVGVYWNTPTRISDEDFVYIIYGGESFSSVAQDLEDRNLIKNQYLFRILGKVLNSENKLRSGAFKLSPKLSTWDNYQILINGPQEMVQITIPEGWTINKIGKLLERKGITDYIDFKTAVSDPVLLSELGIIDKTAEGYLFPDTYKFVPGQDAESVVKFLVNEFYSKISSIYPDWKNLSQDELNKRLILASVIEREFRTPSEAPKIASVFYNRLENGIALESCATIEYVLTEIEGKPHPERIFYRDLEIDNPYNTYKYKGLPPGPISNPGLVSLKAAFYPEETNYLFFVIEDPSEGRHRFSETYDQHLRAKSLYLKKL; this is encoded by the coding sequence ATGAAGAAGATATTATATGCGATTATTTCTGTAATCATTGTTTTGATACTTTTATTATTAGTTACTATAGGAGTTGGTGTGTATTGGAATACACCAACTCGCATTTCTGATGAAGACTTTGTTTATATTATATATGGAGGAGAATCCTTCTCGAGTGTTGCACAGGATTTAGAAGATAGAAACTTAATAAAGAATCAATATTTATTTAGAATATTAGGTAAAGTTTTAAATTCAGAAAATAAACTACGTTCTGGAGCTTTTAAGCTATCGCCTAAGTTAAGCACATGGGATAATTATCAAATCCTTATTAATGGTCCTCAAGAAATGGTTCAGATAACAATACCTGAGGGTTGGACTATAAATAAAATCGGGAAACTATTAGAAAGAAAAGGCATTACTGATTATATTGATTTTAAGACTGCTGTTTCAGATCCTGTTTTGCTTTCTGAATTGGGAATAATTGATAAAACGGCTGAAGGGTATTTATTTCCTGATACATATAAGTTTGTCCCAGGCCAAGATGCTGAATCTGTTGTTAAGTTTTTAGTTAATGAGTTTTACTCGAAAATATCATCAATCTATCCAGATTGGAAAAATTTATCGCAAGATGAATTAAATAAGCGTTTAATATTAGCCAGCGTTATTGAAAGAGAATTTCGAACCCCTTCAGAAGCACCTAAGATAGCGAGTGTATTTTATAACAGACTTGAAAATGGTATTGCATTAGAATCTTGTGCAACAATTGAATATGTTTTAACTGAAATTGAAGGTAAACCTCATCCTGAAAGGATTTTCTATCGTGATTTAGAGATTGATAACCCGTATAATACATACAAGTACAAGGGACTTCCTCCAGGCCCGATTTCTAATCCTGGTTTAGTATCTTTGAAAGCAGCATTCTACCCAGAAGAAACAAACTATCTTTTCTTTGTAATCGAAGATCCTTCAGAAGGAAGACATCGTTTTTCAGAGACATATGATCAACATTTAAGAGCAAAGAGTTTATACTTAAAGAAATTATGA
- a CDS encoding OmpA family protein: protein MKKLFTFILLIGISINIFAFDSGGEKVYDLFAPLLLGSSQNSTQEFSPQTDLLNPALSAGRQRTVLDASYIGLVGTDSSLEKSGYSGHVINVGGSFPTKYAVFGGSVHYLTSELTGLDIGSAGLIHFNVSKDIFSDFYVGTGLDIDLGAGETFDWGLGLDFGVYHLPMTLLGIEDVSWGVSLLNLGKTITSSNDPYPAPFTLQGTVALPIYNGEKTKIDWSNTVALPFAQNIAYTTGIGLNLGDDLEINTSIKFDLRETIDGSTPWRTIIPSLSLRYSYTAGDNENEDVWKNSQYTPSIGFAPLNNHIYAIGVGVNIPVGVFDSKGPDVDIDYQDINYISPNNDGINDAVEFPFGLKDSRYIKEYKFIVTDSLGNIVRTIENKEDRPESINLENLWNRLVSVKSGIPIPESLRWDAYSDTAGIVEDGTYYFHVIAIDDNGNTTESPKYEIKVDNTPPDVKIEPITDIDLIFSPNGDGNKDSLLIKQTGSVESKWFGKIVSSNGTVVKDFIFNNEQPSDLVWDGTNNEGLTVPDGVYAYQISSIDKAGNSTAASVNNIIVNTEVTPVVLSINSAYLSPNNDGRFDTLSFLLDIPVKNGIREWNINIYDDQDNLVQTIDKEESKTLEIFEYNGLDDKDEILPEGSYYGKLQVFYENGNAPESKSPSFLVDVTPPKASIKLSGAPIFSPNGDGKRDTIVIYQDSSSEEEWSGNVIKDGTVIFNKVWLTQADDKFEWDGKTNAGPLATDGLYSYSLSAYDKAGNYTTKIIDNIELNTEETDILLSIDKGSFSPNNDNVKDDLVFYPKAKLETGISEYRLDIKNNKDIVVKTFTGKNNLPENIVWDGFDNSGAKSLDGVYFAELQVSYVKGDTPKSKSPNFSIDTIYPQIEVDSSNLLFSPNGDNNKDSLHIEQTSSLEEKWTGIIKTSKNEQVYTKTWKGTAVDWSWPGIDNSGNVLDDGIYTYEIEAEDNAGNKTIKQIKNIQIDNRRTKVYVTVSADGFSPNNDDVYDTITLNTLFSDPVGLESWSLKLNNSEGVTIKTFSGQDNKVNKFIWDGKGDDGTIVDDSYTAVFEAIYFKGDKPMMKSTPFTLDSTAPAIKLSMSPIPFSPDNDGVEDEAVLKLDIKDASNIKNWNLDILDPEGRIFYTFSGIGMPSSELIWNGKSLDGELVQAATDYTGSFKISDVLGNKASQELLIPVDVLVIKDGDKLKIAISSITFAPNSPSLSSEGSHRNNNEKILRRLAEILKKYGQYNIQIEGYAVSVFWADPVKAAKEEKEELIPLSTSRAEVVKKALEDLGIKGSRMTAVGLGGANPIVPHADLENRWKNRRVEFILIK from the coding sequence TTGAAGAAACTGTTCACCTTTATTTTATTAATTGGAATATCAATTAATATATTTGCCTTTGATTCAGGAGGGGAGAAAGTTTATGACCTTTTTGCCCCCTTATTGTTGGGAAGCTCCCAAAATTCTACACAAGAGTTTTCACCGCAAACAGATCTTTTAAATCCTGCCTTAAGTGCTGGGCGTCAAAGGACTGTTTTGGATGCAAGCTATATTGGATTAGTAGGTACCGACAGTAGTTTAGAAAAATCTGGGTACTCAGGACATGTTATAAATGTTGGAGGAAGTTTTCCAACAAAATATGCTGTTTTTGGTGGTTCTGTTCACTATCTAACATCTGAGCTTACAGGTTTAGATATTGGATCAGCTGGTCTAATTCATTTTAATGTTAGTAAAGATATTTTTTCAGATTTCTATGTAGGAACAGGATTGGATATAGATCTTGGAGCTGGTGAAACTTTTGATTGGGGATTAGGTTTAGATTTTGGAGTTTATCATCTCCCTATGACGCTTTTGGGTATTGAAGATGTTTCATGGGGAGTTTCCTTACTTAATTTAGGAAAGACAATTACCAGTTCAAATGATCCATACCCAGCTCCTTTTACATTACAAGGTACGGTTGCTTTACCTATTTATAATGGTGAAAAGACAAAGATTGATTGGAGTAATACTGTAGCTTTGCCTTTTGCTCAAAATATTGCTTATACTACAGGAATAGGACTTAATTTAGGTGATGACCTAGAAATAAATACAAGTATCAAATTTGACCTAAGAGAAACTATTGATGGCTCCACCCCTTGGAGAACTATTATACCTTCTTTAAGTTTACGTTATTCTTATACTGCAGGTGACAACGAAAATGAGGATGTATGGAAGAATAGTCAATATACGCCTAGCATCGGATTTGCACCATTAAACAATCATATTTATGCAATAGGTGTAGGAGTAAATATCCCTGTTGGTGTCTTTGATTCGAAAGGTCCTGATGTTGATATTGATTACCAAGATATAAATTACATAAGTCCAAATAATGATGGAATAAATGATGCTGTAGAATTTCCATTCGGATTAAAAGATAGTCGCTATATAAAAGAATACAAATTTATTGTAACAGACTCATTAGGGAATATAGTTAGGACTATTGAAAATAAAGAAGATCGTCCAGAAAGCATAAATCTAGAAAATCTATGGAATAGGTTAGTTTCTGTAAAAAGCGGCATACCTATTCCTGAATCGCTTCGTTGGGATGCCTATTCAGATACAGCAGGTATTGTTGAAGATGGTACATATTATTTTCATGTAATCGCAATTGATGATAATGGGAATACTACTGAGTCTCCAAAATATGAGATAAAAGTGGACAATACCCCTCCTGATGTAAAAATTGAACCAATAACAGATATAGATTTAATTTTTAGTCCCAATGGAGATGGAAATAAGGACTCTTTATTAATCAAACAAACAGGCTCAGTAGAATCTAAATGGTTTGGTAAAATAGTTTCTTCTAATGGTACTGTTGTTAAAGATTTTATTTTTAATAATGAACAACCAAGTGATCTTGTTTGGGATGGGACAAACAACGAAGGATTAACAGTACCTGATGGTGTTTATGCCTATCAGATTAGTTCTATTGATAAAGCCGGTAACTCTACAGCTGCATCAGTGAACAATATAATAGTTAATACAGAAGTAACACCTGTGGTGTTATCCATAAATTCTGCTTACCTATCTCCCAACAACGATGGTCGGTTTGATACATTAAGTTTCTTGCTAGATATTCCCGTAAAGAATGGTATCCGTGAATGGAATATCAACATATATGATGATCAAGACAATTTAGTACAAACTATTGATAAAGAAGAATCAAAAACTTTAGAGATATTTGAATACAATGGTCTTGATGATAAGGACGAAATACTTCCTGAAGGTAGCTACTATGGCAAACTTCAGGTATTTTACGAAAATGGTAATGCACCAGAAAGCAAAAGCCCTTCCTTTTTGGTGGATGTAACACCTCCAAAAGCATCTATTAAATTGTCTGGAGCACCTATATTTAGTCCAAATGGAGATGGGAAACGTGATACCATTGTTATTTATCAAGATAGCTCATCAGAAGAAGAATGGTCAGGGAACGTAATAAAAGATGGGACAGTGATATTTAATAAAGTTTGGCTGACCCAAGCTGATGACAAATTTGAATGGGATGGTAAAACTAATGCTGGTCCTTTAGCAACGGATGGTTTGTATTCTTATTCTCTTTCTGCCTATGATAAAGCAGGTAATTATACAACTAAAATAATTGATAATATCGAACTCAACACAGAAGAAACTGATATTCTGTTATCAATAGATAAAGGCTCTTTTTCTCCTAATAATGATAATGTTAAAGATGATCTAGTGTTTTATCCTAAAGCAAAATTAGAGACTGGAATATCTGAATATCGATTAGATATAAAGAACAACAAAGATATTGTTGTAAAAACATTCACCGGCAAGAATAATCTTCCAGAAAATATAGTATGGGATGGTTTCGATAATAGCGGAGCTAAGTCTTTGGATGGTGTTTATTTTGCTGAGTTACAAGTTTCTTATGTGAAAGGTGATACTCCAAAGTCTAAATCACCTAATTTTTCCATAGATACTATATATCCTCAAATCGAAGTAGATAGTTCCAACCTTTTATTTAGTCCAAATGGGGACAATAATAAAGATTCACTTCATATAGAACAGACTTCTTCCTTGGAGGAAAAATGGACAGGAATAATCAAGACTTCAAAAAATGAACAGGTCTATACTAAGACATGGAAAGGAACAGCAGTTGATTGGAGTTGGCCAGGTATTGATAATAGTGGAAATGTGCTAGATGATGGTATTTATACTTATGAGATTGAAGCTGAAGATAATGCTGGAAATAAAACGATTAAACAAATTAAGAATATTCAAATTGATAATAGAAGAACAAAAGTTTATGTGACAGTTAGTGCTGATGGTTTTAGTCCAAATAATGATGATGTATATGATACAATTACACTAAATACTCTATTTTCTGATCCTGTTGGGTTGGAATCTTGGTCGCTCAAGCTTAATAATTCAGAAGGCGTAACCATAAAGACTTTCAGTGGACAAGATAATAAAGTAAATAAATTCATTTGGGATGGAAAAGGTGATGACGGTACTATAGTTGATGATAGCTATACTGCGGTTTTTGAGGCAATATATTTTAAAGGTGATAAACCAATGATGAAATCTACGCCTTTTACTCTGGACTCGACAGCCCCAGCAATCAAACTAAGTATGTCTCCAATACCTTTTAGTCCAGATAATGATGGTGTGGAAGATGAAGCTGTTCTTAAGTTAGATATTAAAGACGCTTCAAATATTAAAAATTGGAATTTGGATATTTTGGATCCCGAAGGAAGAATTTTCTATACCTTCTCAGGTATTGGTATGCCATCATCTGAATTGATATGGAATGGTAAATCGTTGGATGGTGAACTTGTACAGGCTGCAACAGATTATACAGGCTCGTTTAAGATTTCTGATGTTTTAGGAAACAAAGCAAGTCAAGAATTATTAATTCCAGTTGATGTATTAGTTATTAAGGATGGTGATAAATTGAAAATTGCCATTTCAAGTATTACTTTTGCACCTAACAGTCCCTCCTTGTCATCAGAAGGTTCGCACAGGAACAATAATGAAAAGATACTTCGTCGACTAGCAGAGATTCTTAAAAAGTATGGTCAATATAATATTCAAATTGAAGGCTATGCTGTAAGTGTATTTTGGGCTGATCCTGTAAAAGCGGCAAAGGAAGAAAAAGAAGAATTAATACCTCTATCAACGTCTAGAGCTGAAGTAGTAAAAAAGGCCTTAGAAGATCTGGGCATAAAAGGTTCTAGAATGACTGCAGTAGGATTAGGAGGTGCTAATCCTATAGTACCTCATGCTGATTTGGAAAATCGTTGGAAAAATAGACGGGTAGAATTTATCTTAATAAAATAG
- a CDS encoding YkgJ family cysteine cluster protein, producing the protein MSDNVFYKDGLHFSCIGCHACCRHDPGYVFLTESDIQRMLDYLNIPLKKFLDTYCRIEVIGPFKRVSLIEKANYDCIFWKDGCTIYDARPLQCRSYPFWNSVMQNRASWDNEGSNCPGINKGTLHDRKEIDAWLESNLSDPIIEID; encoded by the coding sequence ATGTCTGATAATGTATTTTACAAAGATGGACTGCATTTTTCATGTATAGGTTGTCATGCTTGTTGTCGCCATGATCCTGGCTATGTTTTTCTTACCGAATCAGATATTCAAAGAATGCTTGATTATCTAAATATTCCTTTAAAAAAATTTCTAGATACCTATTGCCGTATTGAAGTAATTGGCCCCTTTAAACGAGTTAGCTTAATAGAAAAGGCTAACTATGACTGTATATTTTGGAAAGACGGATGTACCATATATGATGCAAGACCTTTACAATGTCGTTCGTATCCTTTTTGGAATAGTGTAATGCAAAATCGAGCCTCCTGGGATAATGAAGGAAGTAATTGTCCTGGAATCAATAAAGGTACCCTTCACGACAGAAAAGAAATAGATGCTTGGTTGGAGTCCAATCTATCTGATCCAATAATTGAAATTGATTAG
- a CDS encoding HAD family hydrolase, producing MSNIDNTLYTKIFEESISPLKPIGTYYNNTINLKFKPKVVLFDIYGTLLISRAGEVGTTIKSKTSIMNEVLNRYGLPIKNIDYTHTFRHLIEENHKERINEGILHPEVDILDIWKQFLNSTFERNFPRDILKQIAMTYECLNNPVYLMPDADKTISILKDNNIRLGIVSNAQFYTKPILEYLFQKKIDEIGFDNNLVTWSYIKKISKPSLCIFQDIIEQLANTGIHSSDVCYIGNDILNDIYTAQNLGFKGILFAGDKRSLRLRKKDPRCKHIIPDGIISDLNYLSKWINE from the coding sequence ATGTCTAACATCGATAATACTTTATATACCAAAATTTTCGAAGAATCTATATCACCACTCAAGCCTATAGGTACATATTACAATAATACTATCAATTTGAAATTTAAACCCAAAGTGGTATTATTTGATATATATGGCACACTACTCATATCAAGAGCAGGTGAAGTTGGTACCACAATAAAGTCGAAGACTTCTATAATGAATGAAGTCCTTAACAGATATGGTCTACCTATAAAAAATATTGATTACACGCATACTTTTAGACATTTAATTGAAGAAAATCATAAAGAAAGAATAAATGAAGGGATTCTACATCCTGAAGTGGATATATTAGATATATGGAAACAGTTTCTTAACTCTACTTTTGAACGAAATTTTCCAAGAGATATATTAAAACAAATTGCTATGACTTATGAATGTCTTAATAATCCAGTATATTTAATGCCAGATGCAGATAAAACAATTAGCATTTTAAAAGACAACAATATACGTTTAGGGATTGTAAGTAATGCTCAATTCTACACGAAACCTATTCTGGAGTATCTATTTCAAAAAAAAATAGATGAAATTGGTTTTGATAACAATTTAGTTACATGGTCTTATATAAAAAAAATAAGTAAACCATCCTTATGCATTTTTCAAGATATAATAGAGCAACTTGCCAATACAGGCATACATTCTTCCGATGTCTGCTATATTGGCAATGATATATTAAATGATATATATACAGCCCAAAATTTAGGTTTTAAAGGGATACTATTTGCAGGAGACAAAAGGTCATTGAGATTACGAAAGAAGGATCCACGTTGTAAACATATAATTCCTGATGGTATCATATCTGATCTTAATTATTTATCTAAATGGATTAATGAATGA
- a CDS encoding thiamine diphosphokinase, whose amino-acid sequence MKHKGIVISGGQGPDSLNFDLSQYKVVAADSGYDYAKKYNIKVDLIVGDMDSIAELKSVEENNDIKIMKFIKDKDYSDTELAIKYLYKYSDHIELLCGDLGRIDHLLNNLAMFEKYFKLKAWYGNCFTALRVSKGISNLNFELNTVISLFPISNKAMVTSRGLKWELEQRLLTKKDFSLSNVVKESSLVIKVLEGEILLIVPKNL is encoded by the coding sequence ATGAAACATAAAGGAATAGTGATTTCAGGAGGCCAAGGGCCTGACAGTCTTAATTTCGATTTATCTCAATATAAAGTAGTGGCAGCAGATTCTGGTTACGACTATGCAAAAAAGTATAATATAAAAGTTGACTTGATTGTAGGAGATATGGATTCAATAGCTGAATTGAAATCTGTTGAAGAAAATAACGATATTAAGATTATGAAATTTATAAAGGATAAAGATTATAGTGATACTGAATTAGCTATCAAATATCTATATAAATATTCTGATCATATCGAATTATTGTGTGGTGATTTGGGTAGAATCGATCATTTACTTAATAATCTTGCAATGTTTGAAAAATACTTCAAACTTAAAGCTTGGTATGGTAATTGTTTTACAGCTTTAAGAGTGTCTAAGGGAATTAGTAATTTAAATTTTGAATTAAATACTGTTATTTCTTTATTTCCAATCAGTAACAAAGCTATGGTAACATCGAGAGGATTAAAATGGGAATTAGAGCAAAGACTGTTGACAAAAAAAGATTTTAGTCTAAGTAATGTAGTAAAAGAAAGTAGTTTAGTTATAAAAGTTTTAGAAGGAGAAATCCTATTAATCGTCCCCAAGAATTTATAG
- a CDS encoding CCA tRNA nucleotidyltransferase, whose translation MIWKLNDNLLNLGKIFHKNGYSIYLVGGAVRNMVLGLDPKDYDLTTDATPEEVMRMFKRVIPTGIQHGTVTILFGCDQYEVTTFRSEGKYTDNRRPESIKYISDLNEDLRRRDFTINSMAIDLKDLKLYDPNSGLLDIKSKLIRAIGNPVDRFEEDSLRLMRACRFASQLGFSIESATLVGISNKASNIVNISYERIRDEFSKILLSQKPSYGLDLLRKTGILKEILPELFNCYGIKQNEYHRWDVYHHCLYSCDASKNILEIRLAVLFHDIGKVDSQKLNSKGRITFYNHELIGADIAKNILTRLKYPNHVINKVNHLIKHHMFNYSSDLSDQAIRRFISRVGIQNIDDLLELKRADIKGFDTDSIDNNINKFVNHINKVKTKDAAFTVGDLNITGNDLYEFANIPKNKDMGKILKELLDVVLDDPSQNYIDNLLKLAKEMYFKK comes from the coding sequence ATGATATGGAAACTAAATGATAACTTATTAAACCTTGGTAAAATTTTTCACAAAAATGGGTATTCCATATATTTAGTTGGGGGAGCTGTTCGTAACATGGTTCTGGGATTAGACCCAAAAGATTATGATCTGACAACAGATGCTACTCCAGAAGAAGTTATGAGAATGTTTAAACGAGTAATTCCTACTGGGATTCAACATGGCACTGTTACAATCTTATTTGGGTGTGACCAATATGAAGTAACGACGTTTCGATCCGAAGGTAAATATACAGATAACAGACGACCTGAAAGTATCAAATATATTAGTGATTTAAACGAGGACTTAAGAAGAAGAGATTTTACTATTAACTCAATGGCCATCGATCTGAAGGATTTAAAACTTTATGATCCCAATTCTGGATTGCTCGATATAAAATCTAAATTAATCAGGGCTATAGGTAATCCAGTAGATAGATTTGAAGAAGACTCCTTAAGATTAATGAGAGCCTGCAGATTTGCATCACAACTTGGCTTTTCAATAGAATCAGCAACATTAGTCGGAATTAGTAATAAGGCTTCCAATATTGTAAATATATCCTATGAACGTATACGTGATGAGTTTTCAAAGATTCTATTATCACAAAAACCTAGCTATGGTTTAGATTTATTAAGAAAAACAGGAATTCTCAAAGAAATACTACCAGAACTATTCAATTGTTATGGAATCAAACAAAATGAGTACCATAGATGGGATGTCTATCATCATTGTCTATATAGTTGTGATGCTAGTAAAAATATCTTGGAAATTCGTTTGGCCGTATTATTTCATGACATTGGAAAAGTAGATAGTCAAAAACTAAATTCTAAAGGGAGAATTACATTTTATAACCATGAATTAATAGGAGCTGATATTGCAAAAAATATTTTAACACGATTAAAATATCCAAATCATGTAATCAATAAAGTAAATCACTTAATAAAACATCATATGTTCAATTATTCTAGTGACTTAAGTGATCAAGCTATCCGTCGTTTTATCTCGAGAGTTGGTATTCAAAATATAGACGATCTACTTGAATTAAAAAGAGCAGATATAAAAGGTTTTGACACGGATTCCATAGATAATAATATAAACAAGTTTGTGAACCATATAAATAAAGTTAAAACAAAAGATGCTGCTTTTACGGTCGGAGACTTAAATATTACTGGTAATGATCTTTATGAATTTGCAAATATTCCTAAGAATAAGGATATGGGTAAAATTCTTAAGGAATTATTAGATGTTGTATTGGATGATCCAAGTCAAAATTATATAGACAATTTGTTAAAACTAGCAAAAGAAATGTATTTCAAGAAATAG
- the rnc gene encoding ribonuclease III, with protein sequence MNIFGNHSLNAALVTLDRKKELSLFEKHAEIRFRRLELLNLAFSHRSYANENPSKTDNNEKLEFLGDSVLGLVVADYLFQILPDKAEGDLARIKSFVVSEDSLAIIAKQLKVDNYILIGKGEEYSGGRNKKAILADAMEAIFGAYYLDSGLKSCRKFILKHLIPEITKVLENKHKKDYKTLLQEFAQKKFKSYPRYALVKKTGPDHNKTFWIQVSVGGEIFGPGTGKNKKEAEQNAAGMAYKSFFKQ encoded by the coding sequence GTGAATATTTTCGGAAATCATTCTTTAAATGCAGCTTTAGTGACACTCGATAGAAAAAAAGAATTGAGTCTTTTCGAGAAACACGCTGAGATTAGGTTCAGGAGATTAGAACTCCTGAACCTTGCTTTTTCACATCGTTCTTATGCAAATGAAAATCCATCAAAGACTGATAATAATGAAAAATTAGAATTTCTTGGTGACTCTGTTCTTGGATTAGTAGTCGCTGATTATCTTTTCCAGATATTACCGGATAAGGCAGAAGGGGATTTAGCCCGCATAAAATCTTTTGTCGTGTCAGAAGACAGTTTGGCTATAATCGCTAAACAATTAAAAGTTGATAATTATATACTGATAGGAAAAGGTGAAGAATACTCAGGCGGCAGAAATAAAAAAGCAATTTTGGCCGATGCTATGGAGGCCATTTTTGGTGCTTACTATTTGGATTCTGGTCTTAAATCATGTCGGAAATTCATTCTAAAGCATCTTATCCCGGAAATTACTAAGGTTCTAGAAAATAAACATAAAAAAGACTATAAAACCCTGTTACAAGAGTTTGCACAGAAGAAGTTCAAATCATATCCTAGGTATGCATTAGTAAAGAAAACAGGTCCCGATCACAATAAGACATTTTGGATTCAGGTTTCTGTAGGTGGAGAGATTTTTGGTCCTGGTACTGGAAAGAATAAAAAAGAGGCAGAACAAAATGCTGCTGGCATGGCATATAAAAGTTTTTTTAAACAGTAA